The uncultured Mailhella sp. genome segment GACTGCGTCAATCAGCGATTTTCCGGCATGAATTCGGCTGTTTTTCCTTGCCTTTTTTATCTCTTTACCAAAAGTCAAAAATTCCTATACTGTTGCATAAGATCATATCACTATTGCCCAACACGGCATTACGGGAGCATTACCTTGAAAATACAACCATTTTCTTCTCATTATCCGAAACAGCCGGCGCCTCTTCCCAGACATGTGCAGACGGGCATGTACTTTATTCGTGCCAACAACCAGAAACTGAAGCAGGCCACGCAGGGAGGCTTCCCCCAGAATCTTCCGGAATGGAAAATGAATCACCACCATCCCGTATATATCACCCGCAGCCTGGGAAACTCGATCTTCTCTGTTTGCCCCTGCTCTACAAAAAACTGGCAGAATCTGCCGGAACGAAGATTCATAGAACAGAACACCTGCACGTCCACAGGAAATATTTTCGTTGCCCGGACCTACCTCAGTGAGGAGCACTCCTTTCCTGTGACGGACATGAACGACATTGCCGAACTTTCAGGCCCTGCCGGCACACCCAAAATCGCTTTCTGGGGTCTCGTTGCCCCGGAAGACGTCATCTGATGAAGGATACGGATCATGACCAGAGTCTCCACTGCAAAGGCAAGGCCTTCCGCAACGATACCTTCACCGGAAGATCGCGGCTGCAACAGCGAGGTGTTTGCGGCCCGGCCCCCCCGCAACAAGCCCTGCGACCGATGGGTAAAAGAAATAGTGAACCAGATCGGCCCGAAAACCGAATCCGCACAGAACCTTTTTTACGCAGATCTCCTGGACTTTCTCTGGAAGGGCGACGGCTTCTCCCGCCTGAAGGCCGACACGAGCGCCGAAAGCGTGAAGGAGAAATTCAGGCAGTTCAGACACAACAGATACAGGCAGAAGGCGCCGAACGGTTCCCTGCTGAACATGCTCCACCGCTTTTCCCAGGCGCTGCAGGAGCAGAAGGACAACGACGGCAGCCTCGCCTTCTCATGGGACAAGCACAAGAGCTTCGCCTTTGCCCTGAACGCATCTTCCCCCATGCCCACGCAGGAAGAAGAATCCGTCATGCTCGACATCTGCAGCACGGGCCGGTTCCGGCCCGGCCTCGACGCCGCCTCCGTGTACCGGGCAAGCGAAACAGGCAATTACAAGACAGGAAGAAGAAAACACGGTCCCCGCAACCGGGAACTGCTGACCTTCGCCCGGGAGCTGGCTGAATTTCTGGCCAAGGAATCCGGACGGGAACGGTTCATTACCAAAAAAGTTCTCAGGCAGGCGCTTGTCGTCTGCTACCCGAATCTGAAATACCCGCTGGACGCGCTCGAGTCGGCGATGGGGCCTGACGGCGAAGACGCCTCCGCGCCGGCTTACGGGCAAGCCGATCCTCTTGCCGAGCGCGCCTGTTTTTCTCCGGAAACGGATTTTTCTCAAGAGCTCATAAGCGACACCTCCAGAGCCATGGACTTTTTCATCAGTCTTCTCTCACCGGAAGACAAGCTCTATTTATGGAGTCTGGGCGTGAACGACGGAGGACTGACGGAGCAGGATATTCAGCGCACGCTGGACGAATGCCGTCTTGCGCTGGAAAAGGACGATGAAAACCGCCGCGAGCTGAAACGTGCTTCCGAAAAGTCTGCCGATCTCATCTGCGGTTCCGACACGCGCGAGGAAGAAGTCCGCAAAGACAGACTGAAAGGAGAAGTGCTGCCCCCTCCCCGGAGAAAACTCCTTGAAGATTCCGTAAAGATTCTGGAATCGGGACAGATTCAGGGCAAGATGTCGAAATGCACGCTGAAGCATCTGCTCGGCCTCTCCTCGCAAAACCGCATTTCCGAGCAGCAGGAGCAGGCCTTTCTGCTCTTCCGCAAATTTCTCTGCCTGTCCGGGACGGCCGACCGGGGAAAATCGTTGCCGAGCGAATGCGCACGCTGTCCGGAACGCTGCCGGCTCAACATGTCCTGGGAGAAAAAACTCGAACGCATCCGGCTTGCCTTTGCTCAGAACAACAATCCTCTGCCTCGTCATGTTCCGGAAAACGAAAACATAGCGGAGCACTATCGCACCCTGTGCTGGACCATGCTCACAAAGAAACTTTCAAGCCGTCCGGTTACGGATGCCCTTCTTTGATCATCTGAAGGAATTCAACATGCAGGAACACCATCTCCCTCTTTCGGAATACCTTGTCTGCGCCGGAAGGCACAGATTGTGCCCTCCCCCTTCCGTACTCGCCGCCTTTCCAGACGACGAGATGCTGAAAAAACACATTGAAGCGTGTCCCCTCTGCCGCAAGAGGCTCGACGAGCTGGACAGCGAACTTCTGTGGGAGCATCTGGCCGACCTGATCGGGGGCTCCCCCAAAAAGGAGCATGTTCATCCTTCCCCGGGACAGGTATGGTCCGTTTCCCGCGAGAAGAACGGCTGGGCCGGCTCCATGCCCCGTTACTACAACGCGCCGGACGTGCTCATTCTCAAAATCTTTCCCTACAACGTGGTAAGGGTGGCTCAGGTAAGCGGCTTTTCCGCTCTGGCCACGCCCGACGACGTTTTTCTGGATGCCGAACGGTCGGTTTTCGCGGAATCGTGGAACATCTACTCTCTGCCCGTTTCCTGGCTCGACCGCCTGCGCTTCACGGCTCTTCCCGGCGCGGTCGTGCTGACGCGGGAAATATCCCGCGGCCCCATGACGAACCTCGATAAAAGCGATCCCAGGGCGCAGTTCCGTCTGCTGGAAGTGCGGCACAGCATGTATTTTTCCATGAACGCCATCCACGAGGTGGCGGAACTGGCCGAAAGCACGGAAAAATCTGCTTCCGGCGGCGCTGCGCCCCGCAGCGTCGGGCAGCTGCACTGCTCAAGGCGTCCCGCCGAAACGCAGTTTCCCGAAGAGCTGAGCTATGCCGCCGCAAACGGCTCGCAGATCTTCCAGTGGAAAAACCTGCTTTTCGTGGAGGAAAAAGCCGGAAAGGTCACCATCACTTCGCACTATTCCAAGGCCCTCGGCGTGCAGATGGTGGACGAACAGGGCTTTCTCATTCCCGTCAGAGCGCCTCATGCGGGCTCTGCTGCCCGAAAGACGGGCCTTGAGCTTCCCGAATTCGCCTCTTCCGACAGCGATGTAGCCAGCTTTGCCGTCATTCCTCCCCGGGAAAAGCTGACGTTCCGTCTTGAAGGGAACGCCTCCCCTTCGGCCATTCAGGTCTTTGTACTCAAAAAGTAAGGTCTCCGACGATGCCCGCCTTCAGCTTCCGCAGCATTCTTTGCTTTGCCGGCGTCGGGCAGTCCATGCCGGAGCAGAGCTCAGAAGCACTGGACAGCCCGCTTGACGAACGTTCTCTTCCCGCTCTGGTCTTTCGCACACCGGGCGTGCTTCTGCCGGACGAAAGGGGAGAGACGCCGAATCTCCTTCTTTCCGGCATGCCCGGCAGCGGAAAAACGCAGCTTGCGCTTGCCCTCATCATGGAAAGAGCCCTGCGCGACAAGGGCACGGTTTTCTACGCGGCTCCCACCCGGCCGCTGGCTCAGGAAAACTGGATCCGGCTGCGCCGACTGTGCCGCGGCATGATTCCGGAAAGCGACATCATACTTTCCACAGGCGACAAAGCCGCCGACGACTGGAAGGTGTACAAAGGGCGCGCCGCCATATGCTGCACCATTTTTGAAAAGCTTCTCTCCATGCTCATGAGCGACTGGACCTTGAAGGACCGCAGCCCCCTCATCGTGGTGGACGAAGCGCACATGTTCAATCTGAAGGAGCGGGGCGTAAAACTCGACACCCTTCTCGCCTCGCTGTCCCAGGCCCGCGCACGGGTTGTCGTGCTTACCGTGGAAAGCGGAGAAACTCTGAAGCTGCTCAGCCGCATTCTCACCCGCAAAGACGGACTGCAGGACATTCCCCCGCTGACGCTTTCGGGCAAATGCCGCGCCCTGCCTCTCGAACACCGGCTCGCGTTCTACGGCAGAACGAGAACGGACGAATTTCTCTGTGAAGAAGCGCGGCTCCATCTTTTCGAGAAAAGCTCGCCGCTTCTTCCAGAAGAAAAGGATCTGAGCCGCATGGACGAGACCGTGCGGGGACTCATAGACAAGGCCCGGAAACTCCCTCTGGACGAAGACGCGCCCTTCATGCCCCTGGATGCGGACTGCATTCGACGCTACGCCGACAGCGGCCGCAGTCTTCTCGTGGTGCACACGAACAAGAAAATCCTTCTCAACGTCATTCCCAACCTTTGCAGAACAAGGGAGAAGCTGCCGCCCTCCAGACAACCGAAAGCATTCCTGAGCGACCTGGAACGCCTCGAAATGCAGGGCGTCATTTCGCAACGCCATCGCAGGCAGCTTGCGGAATGGGCGGAAAAAGGCATCTTTCTGCACAGCGGAGACCTGCATTTCGATCTGAGAAGCGCCGTTGAACAGGTTTTTCGGGAAGAGGACACCCGAGGCTGCATTCTGCTTGCCACGACAACCATGGCCTACGGCGTGAACCTGCGGATAGACGTCGTGCTTCTGACCACGCTTTCCTATCAGGTGTGGGAAGGGGGGGCCGTGTTCATGGACGGCATCGACATGCACAACATCATGGGCAGGGCGGGCAGATTCCCCGGCTCTACCGGCCTTGCAGTTCTCGCTCTTCCCGCCCGGAGATACGCATCTCTCAACGACGACGTCGTCCGGGAAAAGCTTCTGGACTGCTATCGGACCCGGTCCACGCGCGTGCTTTCTCCCAATCCCGTGGAAAACGCCTGCGCACGCGATGCGGAGGTGCAGGCCATGTATCTGTGCGCGCTCAGAACTGCGGCTCTGGAACAGGGAGACGCGGAAAGCTTCGTCTCCGCTCTTACGGTAGCCCGGAGGCTCATGGGCACCGTGCACGGCATGAAGGCGCAATCTCTCCCCGACAAAAAGAGCTTTCAGCTTCATGTCGGCCGCATGCTCGACGAATTGTGCGGCCTTGCCTGCAAGGGCATAGCGCTTGCGGAACGAAGAAATGCTCCTTCCTCCGAAGCGACCTACAGAATAACGCAGGCCGGATGCGCGCTGCTGGATTCCGGTTCTCCCCTGGAAGACGCCGAGGCCATGGCCGAATGGCTGAGTCTCGTGCGCAACTATTTCAGGGAAAAAAGCGTCCGGACCGGAAGCCCGCTCATATGGATGACGGCGCTTCTGGCCTGTCCTTCCGTACAGCAGCTCATAAACGGCATATACGGCAGACGCGTTCCCCGCTACGACAAGGAAAATTTCTTCTCGGCTCTTGAAGAGAATCTGCATCTGCCCGGAGCTTCCGGGGAAGAAATCACCGGGCTCCGCCGGCAGTTCGACACGGCTCTCGGCCAGCTGCTCGCCGTTCTGTCCCGAAACGACACCCCTCAGGAGAAAGGCGCGCGCAGGTCCAGAACAAGAATGACGCTGCTTGCCGTCATGGCCTGGGCGGCCGGCCGTAGTCTCGACATCGTGGAGGAAAGAATGTGGCCGGCGGTCAAGGTCGGTTACCCAGGAGCGGAAGGTCCCTTCTTCTCGCCGCGGCTTTCCGAACGCTTCACCTGGCGGGCGCTGCTTCTCGTGCGCTTTTTCGGAGGAACGGAACTTCTTTCGGATGAAGAGGCCGTATGTGCGGCCGTTCTGGAACGCCGCCTGCGCTGCGGCCTTCCCGACAGAGCCATTCCCTACTTCAACGGCGGACTCAGCGTTTCCCGCAGCGCCGCGAACAAGGGGGCGCAGACGGCGCCTCCGCATGAGCTGCTGATTCTCCGGCCTGTCAGCGGCGGAAACGACAAGCAGCAGAAAGCACGAAGACAGCTGCAGAGCATAGTGCACAACTACTGCCGCAACCAGATCTGCCAGCTCTGCTCCTGGACAGCAAGCCATGTCGGCAGCTGCGGCGATGCCGGCGCCATATGGGAAGCCGCGAACAGCGTTCTTCGGCCCTCGCCCGACATGTCGCGCGCTCTTGCCCTGCTGCACGAGCTTCTGCCTTCAAAAAACTGGAGCGAGGAACTGAACGCTCCGTCTTCCCGGGGCGACTTCAGCTTCTTTTGCTCCTGCCTGCTCATGGCGGTGCTCATGAAAAACGGATGGTGCCGTCCGGATGAAGCCGTTCCCGAGACTCTTGAAGACGTGCATGCACTGCTGATCGAAAAGAACATTCCCTGGCGGGAAACAGCCGCCCTCGCACTTCTTTACATTCCATCTTCCCGCAACTGAGGGGTGACCATGGCCATTCGCATAGCAAGAACAGGATTTCCCGTACTGAGCGAGTCTGCCGACAAGGAGGATTTCTGCTGCTGGCTGGAGCTTGAACAGGATTCCGACTTTTCCAAGAACACGATAAGACTGAAAACTTCCGAAGATGAGCTCATCCCTCTCGATCCCGACCACCCTTTTTTGTACGAAACCGTCGATTCCATCCTCGCGCGGCTGCAGAAGGACAGAATTTCTCCCCATACCCGGCTCACACTCCACATCGACGTAGAACAGGACGTTGAGGCGTCTCCCAAAAGCGGTTTTCCACAGCTCGGCATCAAGCCCGCATCGGCGGCTGCTGCGCTGGAGGTGGCGGCGGAAACCCGCTCCCTTTCCTACTCCACCAGTTACGACGACTGGAGCATGCTTATTTCCGCCTGTACGGACTCGCGCAGCAATCTTCTCCCGCTGAACGACCCGGAGGCGGTGGAAAGAAAAGTCGCCCTGTGCAGGAGGGAAAAAACTACCTTTATTCTTCTTCACAGCAGCGATATACGCAACCTTGAAGGCCATGACCGGGAAACGGGAAACGGGAAGGATCTCTCATCCCCGGAGTCTCTGGAAAAGGCTCTGCAGGAAGGACGCTTCATTTTTCCCATTCCCGAGCAGCACGGCAAATTCGTACGCCACGGAGAAGAAACAGGGGAACGATGGAGCCGGGGTCTTGCCGAACTGATGAACTTTAGGCTGAGACCTCTTTACGAAATCGCTCCGGAACCGGCTCCTTCCGTCGCCGACACGGCGTGCGAAAATGCCGACAAGAATACGCCGGCAGCTTTTTTTCTGATGGCCGCCGCCGACTGCGAGGAAATCAGAAAGGAAATCCTTCAGGGCGGCGAACAAACGGAACTGTTCAGGTCTGCCCTGCCGGAAAACAGTCTCGGCCGCGCCGACGCCCTGCCCGACAGGGAACAGCTGTTTCTCGACAGCATGCAGGACGATCGTCTGCTGCCCAATGTCATCATCACCGGCCCCACTGGTTCCGGCAAGACGCTGCTGGCCCAGGGACTCATGGTAAACACGCTCATTTCCGGCAGAAAAGCGCTGTATATCGGCCCGACAAGGGCACTTGTGGAAGAAGTTTTCCAAAAACTGAAACGTCTGCTTCCCGGACACGACGTCATTCTCTCCACGGGAGAAGAAAGCGAACAGGACTGGAGGTTCGGCGCGGCCTGCTTCGACATTGCCTGCATCGTCAACGAGAAGGCCAACGTCATTCTTTCCATGAACCGCCACATGCTGACGAAACTCGGCATGGTTGTGCTGGACGAAGTGCATATGCTCGGCAGCGAACAGCGGGGAGGTCCTCTGGACATGCTGCTGGCCAAGCTGAAAACATGTCAGAACGACGACGCTCCCTTCCTCCGCATTGCGGCCGTCACCACGGAACTTGTGGAAGACCGGAAGGATGTCCCCTCCCTCGACTCCTATCTGTCGCGGACTCTGGACGACAAAGAACTTCCGGCCATGACCGTTTCCGGTCGCTCGCGTCCTCAGAAGGTATGTCACGTGGCCCTGCTGTACGGAAGAACTTCCACGCCCACAGAGGTTCCTCTGGTGGAGTTCTCCACGCAGTCCGACAGAATGCTCAGCTTCGAACACTGTTCAACATTGCTCAACCATCTGAAGGCCCAGGCAAAAAAATTCAAAGACGACAATGCCCACCAGCCTCAGAGCATCCATACCATCGCCCAGTGGATTGACGACCGGTCGAAAGACAGAAAACGCCTTCTTGTCGTCGGCAACAGCAAAAACAAGCTGGTAAACCTGGCGAACGAACTGTTCGACCTGAGAAGGCACGGTCTCTGCGATCCATCACAGAATAAGGAAGACGGCAACAGCAAGGCGGCCGAAGACATACATATCTGCTGCACCAATTATGACATTCCCGGCGACTACGGAAAGAAAAGAATGGAATGGGCCGAGTTCGGCGTTTACATGCACGACAGCGACATGCCCCGCGCCTTGCGCCAGGTAACGGAAAAACTATTCAAAAACGACGCCGCCTGCTCGCTGACGCCTGTAGCCTTCTGCACCGAAACCCTGAGCTACGGCGTCAATCTGCATGCCGACGAGCTCATGCTCCTGGACTTGGAATTTCCTCGGGAAAAGCACGGCGGTGAAGAACTCCGCCCCCTTACGGAAAACGAGTATCACAACATTCTCGGCCGGATAGGACGTTTTAAAACCAGCAACAAGTCCCCGGAAGCCTGCATCATGATCGACTGCTGCACAAAAACATCGCATCTGGACAAGCTGGTATCCTACTACAGGGAACAGTCGCCGCTGCGCAGCATGGCGCTGAAAAAGGAAGATCTCCGCAAGCTGTCCGACGACATGCTCGACGAATTGGACGACATCAGTTTCGAGAGCTTCCGCACCGTCATGGACGCTCTCCGCATGGCCGAACAGCGCAGAAAATCTCCCGTTCGCGCCAAAGAAGTGTTCAACGTTCTCCGGAGCACCTTCTTTTTCCATAACATTAAAAACAACGAGGAGCAGAAAAAACGCCTGCTGAACTTCGTTGAAAAAGTTCTTGATCTGGCCTGCAACATGACCTTTGAACCAGACCTTCGACTGGCGAAAAAGGACTCATCCGTCAACGGAAAAGATGTGTACTCTCTTCTGGAACAGGGGGAGGCCCTCATCGACACGGGCATGAGCTGGGAGAGCGTGAATCCCATGGCCCACTGGATAGCGAAACTCAACGCCGTACTGAAAAAAAACCAGCTCCGCGAAGCGCCGGCCGAACTGCTTCTGCCCGCATTTCTGTCCTGTCGCGAAGTGCTCAAGAGCATGGTGAGCTGCCTGAAGGAATTTCAAAAAATCCACATCGGCAAAGACAGGGCAGACGCATGGAAGGAAGAACGACGAAAGGACTTCCGATCCGCCATGGCACGCGTGCTTTCCTCCCAGGGGGCCGACGTGCGCAATGCCGTGACGGAAGATCTCGTGACCGCCATATCTTCTTTCGTGCAGGAGGAAGGCCGCAGCATTCAGACGGAAATCAAATCCGAACTGAACCTGAGCAACGATCAGACCGACTACCTGGCCGAGCCTTTCTTCCTGAGCGCCCTGCTCATCACGCTGTGCTGGCTGGAAGGACGGCACAACGACATTACGAAGTACACGAAGGACACCATACGAAACCTCTCGAAAACCTCGCTTCACGTTTCCGCACAGAAAATTGAACGCATGTCATGGGCCGCACAGATGTGCAGTCGTTTTTTCCCCGCCTCCAGCGAATATTTTCCGGAAGGAACATCCCTCAGTCCTGCGCTTGCCGCCCAGCTGCCGAGCCTTGCCGTGCGCTTGCGCAAAGGAGTTCCGCTGTCGGCCCTGCCTTTTACCTACGGAGGTCTGCTTTCCCCAAAACAGATACGCCGACTGAGAAAAAACAACGTCACTCCCGAGGAAATCCTGGAACGGGCCTCTTACCCGGGCGACATCAAGGAATCGGATTACCCGCCTTTTTCTCAGCTGCAGTATGCCGTGGGCCGATTCTACAAGGAGCAGTACAGCCTGCTGCAGCACAAGCTCGTGGGCGACGGAAAACAGGATCTGGCCGAACTTCTGTGGCCTCTCCTTTTAAAGAAAAGTTCCCCGACCAAAGACAGCTGCCAAAAGCTGGCTGAAATATGCGGGTGTCTGAACAGGCAGGACTGCCCGGACATCGACCAGGCACTGCTGGTGAATGCGTACGGACTCAACGTGCTGCTCTGCCCGCCTCTGCTGACGGAAAACAAAAACGGATATGACGTCCGCTGCTTCATCCCCATGCACCCCCTCGGATACAGTACGAAACGCGGCCCTGTTTTCACTCCCGGAGGACTCTTTGCCTTCTGCCGTCTCGGCAGCCGTCTGAAAAGTCGTGCCTGGGAGACGTTGCTGGAAGAAGGAAAGGAACACGTTCTTTCCTCCAGTGTCGTTCTTCGCTGGGCCGGCTTCACGCAGCACGTCGACATCAGCATTGATGTGCTGGCCGTCATGGAGCCGTACGGCTGCTGAACCGTCCGGTTGCAAAAGTTGCCGTTCCACCTTCCGCGAACGTTTTGTCCGGAGAAAAACAAATAAATCAGACTCACTGTAAAACGGGTGGATTGCCCTGCTCCGCAAGGTCTTGTTACTTAATCGCGCCTTAAGGGCGCCTGCCTGAACTTCTCAGGTCGGCGCCCTGTCTTTTTCACCTGTTCAAGCCCCCATGCACGTTGACTCACAGTATGCTCCCAAAGAATTTTCTCCGCTTTGAGGCTGAACGCATCCCTATATTCCCTGTCCTCTTATCGAGCATGATATCTTCTCTATCCTGCTCCCGTATATATTTCCTGATTGTGGCTTCGTTCAAACCTGCGGTGCTGACGTAATATCCCACGCTCCAGAATCTCCGATTGCCATACCGGTATTTCAGCTGGGAAAATTCATCAAAAATCATCAGTGAACTTTTACCCTTTATATACCACATAACGGATGATATCGCA includes the following:
- a CDS encoding DEAD/DEAH box helicase, producing MPAFSFRSILCFAGVGQSMPEQSSEALDSPLDERSLPALVFRTPGVLLPDERGETPNLLLSGMPGSGKTQLALALIMERALRDKGTVFYAAPTRPLAQENWIRLRRLCRGMIPESDIILSTGDKAADDWKVYKGRAAICCTIFEKLLSMLMSDWTLKDRSPLIVVDEAHMFNLKERGVKLDTLLASLSQARARVVVLTVESGETLKLLSRILTRKDGLQDIPPLTLSGKCRALPLEHRLAFYGRTRTDEFLCEEARLHLFEKSSPLLPEEKDLSRMDETVRGLIDKARKLPLDEDAPFMPLDADCIRRYADSGRSLLVVHTNKKILLNVIPNLCRTREKLPPSRQPKAFLSDLERLEMQGVISQRHRRQLAEWAEKGIFLHSGDLHFDLRSAVEQVFREEDTRGCILLATTTMAYGVNLRIDVVLLTTLSYQVWEGGAVFMDGIDMHNIMGRAGRFPGSTGLAVLALPARRYASLNDDVVREKLLDCYRTRSTRVLSPNPVENACARDAEVQAMYLCALRTAALEQGDAESFVSALTVARRLMGTVHGMKAQSLPDKKSFQLHVGRMLDELCGLACKGIALAERRNAPSSEATYRITQAGCALLDSGSPLEDAEAMAEWLSLVRNYFREKSVRTGSPLIWMTALLACPSVQQLINGIYGRRVPRYDKENFFSALEENLHLPGASGEEITGLRRQFDTALGQLLAVLSRNDTPQEKGARRSRTRMTLLAVMAWAAGRSLDIVEERMWPAVKVGYPGAEGPFFSPRLSERFTWRALLLVRFFGGTELLSDEEAVCAAVLERRLRCGLPDRAIPYFNGGLSVSRSAANKGAQTAPPHELLILRPVSGGNDKQQKARRQLQSIVHNYCRNQICQLCSWTASHVGSCGDAGAIWEAANSVLRPSPDMSRALALLHELLPSKNWSEELNAPSSRGDFSFFCSCLLMAVLMKNGWCRPDEAVPETLEDVHALLIEKNIPWRETAALALLYIPSSRN
- a CDS encoding DEAD/DEAH box helicase; translation: MAIRIARTGFPVLSESADKEDFCCWLELEQDSDFSKNTIRLKTSEDELIPLDPDHPFLYETVDSILARLQKDRISPHTRLTLHIDVEQDVEASPKSGFPQLGIKPASAAAALEVAAETRSLSYSTSYDDWSMLISACTDSRSNLLPLNDPEAVERKVALCRREKTTFILLHSSDIRNLEGHDRETGNGKDLSSPESLEKALQEGRFIFPIPEQHGKFVRHGEETGERWSRGLAELMNFRLRPLYEIAPEPAPSVADTACENADKNTPAAFFLMAAADCEEIRKEILQGGEQTELFRSALPENSLGRADALPDREQLFLDSMQDDRLLPNVIITGPTGSGKTLLAQGLMVNTLISGRKALYIGPTRALVEEVFQKLKRLLPGHDVILSTGEESEQDWRFGAACFDIACIVNEKANVILSMNRHMLTKLGMVVLDEVHMLGSEQRGGPLDMLLAKLKTCQNDDAPFLRIAAVTTELVEDRKDVPSLDSYLSRTLDDKELPAMTVSGRSRPQKVCHVALLYGRTSTPTEVPLVEFSTQSDRMLSFEHCSTLLNHLKAQAKKFKDDNAHQPQSIHTIAQWIDDRSKDRKRLLVVGNSKNKLVNLANELFDLRRHGLCDPSQNKEDGNSKAAEDIHICCTNYDIPGDYGKKRMEWAEFGVYMHDSDMPRALRQVTEKLFKNDAACSLTPVAFCTETLSYGVNLHADELMLLDLEFPREKHGGEELRPLTENEYHNILGRIGRFKTSNKSPEACIMIDCCTKTSHLDKLVSYYREQSPLRSMALKKEDLRKLSDDMLDELDDISFESFRTVMDALRMAEQRRKSPVRAKEVFNVLRSTFFFHNIKNNEEQKKRLLNFVEKVLDLACNMTFEPDLRLAKKDSSVNGKDVYSLLEQGEALIDTGMSWESVNPMAHWIAKLNAVLKKNQLREAPAELLLPAFLSCREVLKSMVSCLKEFQKIHIGKDRADAWKEERRKDFRSAMARVLSSQGADVRNAVTEDLVTAISSFVQEEGRSIQTEIKSELNLSNDQTDYLAEPFFLSALLITLCWLEGRHNDITKYTKDTIRNLSKTSLHVSAQKIERMSWAAQMCSRFFPASSEYFPEGTSLSPALAAQLPSLAVRLRKGVPLSALPFTYGGLLSPKQIRRLRKNNVTPEEILERASYPGDIKESDYPPFSQLQYAVGRFYKEQYSLLQHKLVGDGKQDLAELLWPLLLKKSSPTKDSCQKLAEICGCLNRQDCPDIDQALLVNAYGLNVLLCPPLLTENKNGYDVRCFIPMHPLGYSTKRGPVFTPGGLFAFCRLGSRLKSRAWETLLEEGKEHVLSSSVVLRWAGFTQHVDISIDVLAVMEPYGC
- the tnpA gene encoding IS200/IS605 family transposase; its protein translation is MAKEQHPAHAKWLCRCRIVFTPKYRRKVICGQYREETEEIIRQINCKGIESIDGHMRIDHMLVMMPPKYAISSVMWYIKGKSSLMIFDEFSQLKYRYGNRRFWSVGYYVSTAGLNEATIRKYIREQDREDIMLDKRTGNIGMRSASKRRKFFGSIL